From bacterium:
TCCCCTACGAGGACCTGACGCCCGAGCCGATCACGCTGCCGCCGCGGCAGACGGGGGCGGAGTACGAGAGGCCGCCGCAGAGCGACCAGACCTTCGTGCCGGAGCGCTATCCCTAGAGGGCCTCAGGAGCCTTCGCGCGTCAGGCCGAAGGCCTTGATGCGCGAGGACAGCGTCGAGGGCGCCAGGTCCAGCAGCTCCGCGGCGCCGCCTTCGCCGGTGATGCGCCAGCCGGCGGCGACCAGGGCCCGCAGCGTGTTCTCGCGCTCGAAACCGCGCAGCTGCGGCTCGGTCAGGACGTCGCCGGCCGCCGCGGCCTCGTGCACGGCCGCCGCCGTCGCGATCGGCGGCCCCCCCAGGTCGAAGCTCACCTCGCCCCGCCGGGAGGTGATCGCCGCCCGCTCCATCGTGTTCTGCAGTTCGCGCACGTTGCCCGGCCAGGCGTAGGCCTGCAGCTGGGCGACGTGCTTGCGCCGCAGCGGCGGCGGCTCGGCGCCCAGGCGCCGGCAGGCCAGCGACAGGAAGTG
This genomic window contains:
- a CDS encoding polyphosphate kinase 2, which encodes EMFAHTDIKQAPWYVVDGDDKKRARLNCISHLLGLIPYEDLTPEPITLPPRQTGAEYERPPQSDQTFVPERYP